Proteins from one Halovivax limisalsi genomic window:
- a CDS encoding site-2 protease family protein, with the protein MGTVLPALSVPPLFGSTILTWILIGLGLYWAALWAVRKRVDLPDWVSVQGPMVTLHTKRGRAFLSWLAGPKRFWRAWSNFGVGIALVVMVAMFLFLLSAAISSVLAPQPTQIQQPRNILIIPGLNDFLPPSATPGIVAGLFVGLVVHEGGHGLLCRVEDIDIDSMGIALLAVLPIGAFVQPDEESSRDASRGGQTRMFAAGVTNNFVVTLASFALLFWLVGSVIAVAPGAAIGDVIDNSPAQDAEIQPNDRITHVNGDPIGGNDELGRALDATDSGTITVTIDGDEQRQVDRQPIVTSKIEGGPTGIGLRDRIVDVDGESVTTVTGLRAAVGDSERATVTAQSADGTRTTHDIPIGAAVQVLEGSPLDEAGVPVDSFVVVTTAAGERTVDGATLQDVVEANAGETIAISGYLGGESVSYEVTVDPQSAQFDAAVYDGISGLQINDLGVQLYPAEAFHSVLGGGGENPFAITETFFGKIVFALLLPIIGLLGLQFNFAGFAGGIENFYEVQGALGGLGEPAIFALANVLFWTGWINLNLGFFNCIPAFPLDGGHIMRTSAEAIISRLPGIDATRRRVRVVTTLVGVTMLASFVLMIFGPTLLA; encoded by the coding sequence ATGGGAACTGTGCTCCCCGCACTCTCCGTCCCGCCGCTCTTCGGGTCGACGATATTGACCTGGATACTGATCGGACTCGGGCTCTACTGGGCCGCCCTGTGGGCCGTTCGAAAACGCGTCGACCTGCCCGACTGGGTGAGCGTCCAGGGTCCGATGGTGACGCTGCACACCAAGCGCGGTCGGGCGTTTCTCTCATGGCTGGCCGGTCCGAAGCGCTTCTGGCGGGCGTGGTCGAACTTCGGCGTCGGTATCGCCCTCGTCGTGATGGTCGCGATGTTCCTCTTCCTGCTCAGCGCCGCGATCAGTTCCGTCCTCGCGCCCCAGCCGACGCAGATCCAGCAGCCACGAAACATCCTCATCATCCCGGGGCTCAACGACTTCCTGCCGCCGTCCGCGACGCCGGGGATCGTCGCCGGACTCTTCGTCGGCCTCGTCGTCCACGAGGGTGGCCACGGCCTGCTCTGTCGCGTCGAGGACATCGACATCGACTCGATGGGGATCGCGCTGCTGGCCGTCCTGCCGATCGGGGCGTTCGTCCAGCCGGACGAGGAGAGCAGTCGAGACGCGAGTCGCGGCGGTCAGACGCGGATGTTCGCCGCCGGCGTCACCAACAACTTCGTGGTGACGCTGGCGAGTTTCGCGCTGCTGTTCTGGCTCGTCGGGAGCGTCATCGCCGTGGCCCCGGGCGCCGCCATCGGCGACGTGATCGACAACTCCCCCGCCCAGGACGCCGAGATCCAGCCGAACGACCGCATCACGCACGTCAACGGCGATCCCATCGGGGGGAACGACGAGCTCGGACGCGCTCTCGACGCGACCGATTCGGGGACGATCACGGTCACGATCGACGGCGACGAGCAGCGGCAGGTGGATCGCCAGCCGATCGTCACCTCGAAGATCGAGGGCGGTCCGACCGGGATCGGCCTCCGCGATCGCATCGTCGACGTCGACGGCGAGTCGGTGACGACGGTCACCGGATTACGCGCGGCCGTCGGCGACAGCGAGCGGGCGACGGTCACCGCCCAGTCGGCCGACGGCACGCGAACGACCCACGACATCCCCATCGGGGCTGCCGTCCAGGTCCTCGAGGGGAGCCCGCTCGACGAAGCCGGTGTGCCGGTCGACTCGTTCGTCGTCGTGACGACCGCCGCCGGCGAGCGGACCGTCGATGGCGCGACGTTGCAGGACGTCGTCGAGGCCAACGCGGGCGAGACCATCGCGATCTCGGGCTATCTCGGGGGCGAATCGGTCTCCTACGAGGTCACCGTCGATCCGCAGTCGGCGCAGTTCGACGCTGCGGTCTACGACGGAATCTCGGGCCTGCAGATCAACGACCTCGGCGTCCAGCTCTATCCGGCGGAGGCATTCCACAGCGTCCTCGGCGGCGGGGGCGAGAACCCGTTCGCCATCACCGAAACGTTCTTCGGAAAGATCGTCTTCGCCCTGTTACTGCCGATCATCGGGTTACTCGGGTTGCAGTTTAACTTCGCGGGCTTTGCCGGAGGGATCGAGAACTTCTACGAGGTCCAGGGCGCCCTCGGCGGACTCGGCGAGCCCGCGATATTCGCGCTTGCGAACGTCCTCTTCTGGACGGGCTGGATCAACCTGAACCTCGGCTTCTTCAACTGCATTCCGGCCTTCCCGCTCGACGGCGGTCACATCATGCGCACCTCGGCCGAGGCGATCATCTCGCGCCTTCCCGGGATCGACGCGACACGACGGCGGGTGCGCGTGGTTACCACGCTCGTCGGCGTGACCATGCTCGCGAGTTTCGTTCTGATGATCTTCGGACCGACGCTGCTCGCCTGA
- the pyrH gene encoding UMP kinase: MKVVVSIGGSVLIPEPGSERVSKHAAVVEDLVAEGCRVGCVVGGGGVAREYIEAARGLGANEIELDQIGIDVTRLNARLLIAALGEDSVTAPAHDYEEAGEALRRDGLSVMGGVAPAQTTDAVSAALAEYVDADLLVYATSVPGVYSDDPNEHDDATKFDDLTAGDLVDVIADLEMTAGASAPVDLLAAKIIERSGMRTIVLDGTDPDRIARAVRSGSHEGTDILPAGAGDEPTYWAGDER, from the coding sequence ATGAAAGTAGTCGTCTCCATCGGTGGCAGCGTGTTGATACCCGAACCCGGATCGGAGCGGGTATCGAAACACGCGGCCGTCGTCGAGGACCTCGTCGCCGAGGGCTGTCGCGTCGGCTGCGTCGTCGGAGGCGGCGGCGTCGCCCGGGAGTACATCGAGGCGGCGCGCGGTCTGGGGGCGAACGAGATCGAACTCGACCAGATCGGGATCGACGTGACGCGACTCAACGCGCGGCTGTTGATCGCCGCGCTCGGGGAGGATTCGGTGACGGCGCCGGCCCACGATTACGAGGAGGCGGGCGAGGCGCTCCGGCGGGACGGCCTCTCCGTCATGGGCGGCGTGGCGCCGGCCCAGACGACCGACGCGGTGAGCGCGGCGCTCGCGGAGTACGTCGACGCGGATCTGCTCGTCTACGCGACGAGCGTCCCCGGCGTCTACAGCGACGATCCGAACGAGCACGACGACGCGACGAAGTTCGACGACCTCACCGCCGGCGATCTCGTCGACGTGATCGCGGACCTGGAGATGACCGCGGGAGCGTCCGCGCCCGTCGACCTGCTCGCCGCGAAGATCATCGAGCGATCGGGCATGCGGACGATCGTCCTCGACGGGACGGATCCCGACCGCATCGCGCGCGCCGTCCGCTCCGGATCGCACGAGGGCACCGACATCCTCCCCGCGGGCGCGGGGGACGAACCGACCTACTGGGCGGGCGACGAGCGATGA
- a CDS encoding DUF7123 family protein, protein MSMSTTASPSTDSKKRRLKQYLRERAEDGEMYFKGKFIADDVGLSPKEIGALMVRLSESADDLEVEKWSYTSATTWRVQAA, encoded by the coding sequence ATGTCGATGAGTACGACTGCCTCACCCTCCACGGACAGCAAGAAACGCCGCCTGAAGCAGTACCTGCGCGAACGCGCCGAAGACGGAGAGATGTACTTCAAAGGGAAGTTCATCGCCGACGACGTCGGCCTCTCGCCGAAAGAGATCGGCGCGCTGATGGTTCGACTGTCCGAGTCCGCGGACGACCTCGAAGTCGAGAAGTGGTCCTACACGAGCGCGACCACCTGGCGCGTCCAGGCCGCGTAA
- the thiL gene encoding thiamine-phosphate kinase, with protein sequence MDERAALGLLDRELDPVGDDAAVVDGRVLTTDMLHETTDFPDGTTRYTAGWRAVGASLSDVAAMGAAATAAVAVYAAPSFDDAELLDFVRGARDVCDRVGASYVGGDLDEHDEFTVATTALGRVTDCGPVRRSGARPGDLVCVTGTLGRSAAAIRCFERGDHERANELFRFEPRVAAGRALAPDATAMMDSSDGLARSLHQLAAASDCGFAIEADRVPIDDALTAVVANGRASEGRESATEAALEPALTFGEDFELVCTIPEARIDDARESAPVALSVLGRVVESGVTVDGEALADEGYGHGESR encoded by the coding sequence ATGGACGAACGCGCGGCGCTCGGGCTACTCGACCGCGAGCTCGACCCGGTTGGCGACGACGCTGCCGTCGTCGACGGGCGGGTCCTCACGACGGACATGCTCCACGAGACGACGGACTTTCCCGACGGGACCACGCGCTACACCGCCGGCTGGCGGGCCGTCGGCGCCTCGCTGTCGGACGTCGCGGCGATGGGCGCCGCGGCGACCGCCGCCGTCGCCGTCTACGCGGCACCGTCGTTCGACGACGCGGAACTCCTGGACTTCGTCCGCGGCGCCCGCGACGTCTGCGATCGCGTCGGCGCCAGCTACGTCGGCGGGGACCTCGACGAACACGACGAGTTCACCGTCGCGACGACGGCGCTCGGTCGAGTGACGGACTGCGGACCGGTGCGTCGGTCCGGAGCGAGACCCGGCGACCTCGTCTGCGTGACGGGCACGCTCGGCCGGAGCGCCGCCGCCATCAGGTGCTTCGAACGGGGCGATCACGAGCGGGCCAACGAGCTCTTTCGTTTCGAGCCCCGCGTCGCGGCCGGTCGCGCCCTGGCTCCCGACGCGACGGCCATGATGGATTCCAGCGACGGCCTCGCCCGCTCGCTGCACCAGCTCGCGGCCGCCTCCGACTGCGGCTTCGCGATCGAGGCCGACCGCGTCCCGATCGACGACGCGCTGACCGCCGTCGTGGCGAACGGTCGGGCGTCCGAGGGTCGAGAATCGGCAACCGAAGCGGCGCTCGAACCGGCGCTGACGTTCGGCGAGGACTTCGAACTCGTCTGTACGATTCCCGAGGCCCGGATCGACGACGCGCGCGAGTCGGCGCCGGTCGCGCTGTCTGTCCTCGGGCGCGTCGTCGAATCCGGCGTAACGGTCGACGGCGAGGCGCTGGCCGACGAAGGGTACGGTCACGGCGAATCGCGATGA
- a CDS encoding site-2 protease family protein, translating to MPAEPTTDEPALERIQSVFVVDEIHRESDRIVYVGRPRARPGAVARELWPAFHEAGYDLELTRRAGRFAIVATPKSIGIDGIPWTHLLLFVATALSTLFAGAFWYQLDPIANPLGALGAWPFAAALLFVLGVHEMGHYVASRYHGVDASLPYFIPVPTLIGTLGAVIKMNGRMPNRKALFDIGVAGPLAGLVATVLVTVVGLHLEPIHAPQEVVESADAVELRLGYPLLLEGLAAAFGEPLYRGDVTTMVNPVVIAGWVGMLVTLLNLIPVGQLDGGHILRAILGPDQESVAALVPAALLALAGYLYFVADYGGQAVSIWVLWGVLTTLVAAIGPAQPVIDRSLDRRRLALGVVTFGLGALCFTPVPIELVA from the coding sequence ATGCCCGCGGAGCCGACGACGGACGAGCCGGCGCTCGAGCGGATCCAGTCGGTCTTCGTCGTCGACGAAATCCACCGCGAATCCGATCGCATCGTCTACGTCGGCCGGCCCCGAGCGCGTCCCGGCGCCGTCGCGCGGGAACTCTGGCCGGCGTTTCACGAGGCCGGCTACGACCTCGAACTCACGCGTCGGGCGGGCCGCTTCGCCATCGTCGCGACGCCGAAATCGATCGGCATCGACGGGATCCCGTGGACGCACCTGCTGCTCTTCGTCGCGACGGCGCTCTCGACGCTCTTCGCGGGCGCGTTCTGGTACCAGCTCGATCCGATCGCGAACCCGCTGGGGGCACTGGGCGCGTGGCCGTTTGCGGCCGCGTTACTCTTCGTGCTGGGCGTCCACGAGATGGGCCACTACGTCGCGAGCCGCTATCACGGGGTCGACGCGTCGTTGCCGTACTTCATCCCGGTGCCGACGCTCATCGGGACGCTCGGCGCCGTCATCAAGATGAACGGCCGGATGCCGAATCGAAAGGCGCTGTTCGACATCGGCGTCGCGGGCCCGCTCGCGGGACTGGTCGCGACGGTACTGGTGACCGTCGTCGGGCTCCACCTGGAACCGATCCACGCGCCGCAGGAGGTCGTCGAGAGCGCGGACGCCGTCGAACTCCGACTCGGGTATCCGCTCCTGCTCGAGGGGCTTGCCGCCGCGTTCGGGGAGCCGCTCTACCGCGGCGACGTGACGACGATGGTGAACCCGGTCGTCATCGCCGGCTGGGTCGGCATGCTCGTCACCCTCCTCAACCTGATCCCCGTCGGGCAACTCGACGGCGGGCACATCCTCCGGGCGATCCTGGGGCCCGATCAGGAGTCGGTGGCCGCGCTGGTGCCCGCCGCGTTGCTCGCGCTCGCGGGCTACCTCTACTTCGTCGCCGACTACGGCGGGCAAGCGGTCTCCATCTGGGTACTCTGGGGCGTGTTGACGACGCTCGTCGCCGCGATCGGGCCGGCCCAGCCGGTGATCGATCGATCGCTGGATCGCCGTCGCCTGGCGCTCGGGGTGGTGACCTTCGGACTCGGCGCCCTCTGTTTCACTCCCGTGCCGATCGAACTCGTCGCCTGA
- a CDS encoding PadR family transcriptional regulator, producing the protein MRKSGPPKGLIAYLVLELLEEKPRYGYEILKEIKDLSGGHWEPSYGSVYPILYKFEEKGWAERIEREDEPDRKYFELTAAGTEELADRREETATNAREFGDVILGFYHVFAVIATDDRFSVPARDGHWRFDEAFSEWIVEQVARHHEHYFDTDFDRISDTPEEFYERHDIDPEE; encoded by the coding sequence ATGCGGAAAAGTGGACCGCCGAAGGGCCTCATCGCCTATCTCGTTCTCGAACTCCTCGAGGAGAAACCGCGGTACGGCTACGAGATCCTCAAGGAGATCAAGGATTTAAGCGGCGGCCACTGGGAACCCTCCTACGGGTCGGTGTACCCGATCCTCTACAAGTTCGAGGAGAAGGGGTGGGCCGAGCGCATCGAACGCGAGGACGAACCCGACCGGAAGTACTTCGAACTCACGGCGGCGGGGACCGAGGAACTCGCGGACCGGCGCGAGGAAACCGCGACGAACGCCCGCGAGTTCGGCGACGTCATCCTCGGATTCTACCACGTCTTCGCCGTCATCGCGACCGACGACCGCTTTTCGGTCCCGGCGCGCGACGGCCACTGGCGCTTCGACGAGGCCTTCAGCGAGTGGATCGTCGAGCAGGTCGCCCGCCACCACGAACACTACTTCGACACCGATTTCGACCGCATCTCCGACACACCGGAGGAATTCTACGAACGCCACGACATCGATCCCGAAGAGTAG
- the lysS gene encoding lysine--tRNA ligase — MSADDASTTAGETNGGTDPYTLQRDRDGDRDGEHYAFWADAVADRVEERVDSRIEAGDRDPDAPIVIKGGISPSGVPHLGNVNEIMRGYFVADVLRERGHEVRQVFTADDRDPLRKLPRTLADLDGNLVDLGDVDAGALGRNLGHPYTDIPDPFGCCDSYGDHFATIIQQSADAVDVPIDLLSNTDLYEDGTLEGVTRFLLANREQAREVLSTYQDTVEADGDYVPFNPICENCGKITETVTSVDLDDGDDGTGGDGGTVDYRCTDLEAGDRTIEGCGHEGTATLREGKLPWRFEWPAQWQALGVDFEPFGKDHAEGSWPSGEDIARNVLGNEPPVPMVYEWFTLDGAAFSSSEGNVILVSDVLDLIEPEVLRYFFAKDPAKARDFSVERLDQLVDEFDRFERIYFGEVDASEDEKRFAERVYPLVVGAATAAESGAATAAESEPPGGRREGPDPNRVRLPYTFAAVLGMTDDPSIREEIARTEGHIPDDAPEPVVADALARVERAQAWARRTGNEFDYELKRAALPDHDFDDATEAALDELADFVAAGGDEDPDELQGEIYETAKRHDVPVGDFFAAGYRLFFDDDQGPKLGQFLAKLDREFVVDRLRRER; from the coding sequence ATGAGCGCCGACGACGCATCGACGACCGCTGGCGAGACGAACGGGGGGACGGACCCCTACACCCTCCAGCGCGACCGTGACGGGGATCGGGACGGCGAGCACTACGCGTTCTGGGCGGACGCCGTGGCGGACCGCGTGGAAGAGCGCGTCGATTCCCGGATCGAGGCCGGCGACCGGGACCCCGACGCGCCGATCGTGATCAAGGGCGGCATCTCGCCGTCCGGCGTGCCCCACCTCGGGAACGTCAACGAGATCATGCGCGGGTACTTCGTCGCGGACGTCCTCCGCGAGCGCGGTCACGAGGTCCGGCAGGTGTTCACCGCCGACGACCGCGACCCGCTCCGAAAACTCCCGCGGACGCTCGCCGACCTCGACGGCAACCTCGTCGACCTAGGCGACGTCGACGCGGGCGCGCTCGGCCGGAACCTGGGGCACCCCTACACCGACATCCCGGACCCGTTCGGCTGCTGTGACTCCTACGGCGACCACTTCGCGACGATCATCCAGCAGAGCGCCGACGCGGTCGACGTGCCGATCGACCTGCTCTCGAACACCGACCTCTACGAGGACGGCACGCTCGAGGGCGTCACCCGATTCCTGCTCGCAAATCGCGAACAGGCGCGCGAGGTACTCTCGACGTACCAGGACACGGTCGAGGCCGACGGCGATTACGTCCCGTTCAACCCGATCTGCGAGAACTGCGGGAAGATCACCGAGACGGTGACGAGCGTCGATCTCGACGACGGCGACGATGGCACCGGCGGAGATGGTGGCACGGTCGACTATCGCTGTACCGACCTCGAGGCCGGCGACCGGACCATCGAGGGCTGCGGCCACGAGGGCACCGCGACTCTCCGCGAGGGCAAGCTCCCCTGGCGCTTCGAGTGGCCCGCCCAGTGGCAGGCGCTGGGCGTCGACTTCGAACCCTTCGGCAAGGACCACGCCGAGGGCTCCTGGCCGAGCGGCGAGGACATCGCCCGAAACGTCCTGGGGAACGAGCCGCCGGTGCCGATGGTCTACGAGTGGTTCACGCTCGACGGCGCGGCCTTCTCCTCTTCCGAGGGGAACGTCATCCTGGTCTCTGACGTCCTCGACCTGATCGAGCCCGAAGTGCTCCGCTACTTCTTCGCGAAGGACCCCGCGAAGGCCCGCGACTTCAGCGTCGAGCGACTGGACCAGCTCGTCGACGAGTTCGACCGCTTCGAGCGGATCTACTTCGGGGAGGTCGACGCCAGCGAGGACGAGAAACGCTTCGCCGAGCGCGTCTATCCACTCGTCGTCGGGGCGGCAACTGCCGCCGAAAGCGGGGCGGCTACTGCCGCCGAATCCGAGCCCCCCGGCGGGCGCAGGGAGGGCCCCGACCCCAATCGCGTCCGCTTGCCCTACACGTTCGCCGCCGTCCTCGGGATGACCGACGATCCGTCGATCCGCGAGGAGATCGCCCGGACGGAGGGCCACATTCCCGACGACGCGCCCGAACCGGTCGTCGCCGACGCGCTGGCCCGCGTCGAACGCGCCCAGGCGTGGGCGCGTCGCACCGGCAACGAGTTCGATTACGAGCTCAAGCGCGCAGCGTTGCCCGACCACGACTTCGACGACGCGACCGAGGCGGCGCTCGACGAACTGGCCGACTTCGTCGCGGCGGGCGGCGACGAGGATCCCGACGAACTGCAAGGCGAAATCTACGAGACGGCGAAGCGACACGACGTCCCCGTCGGCGACTTCTTCGCGGCGGGCTATCGCCTCTTCTTCGACGACGATCAGGGGCCGAAGCTGGGGCAGTTCCTCGCGAAGCTCGACCGCGAGTTCGTCGTCGACCGGCTCCGCCGGGAGCGCTGA
- a CDS encoding NosD domain-containing protein, whose protein sequence is MSDDDPGDSRIARRAYLGSAATATGALTLGAGSAVAGEDDSETDSKDHSKKGDKRGTDDDHGKKKKKGSTEIDQAGVVIDEPGYYELTADLSHDHDHDDCDCDDTDDHGLAAIEIRASDVTLDGCGHGIVCEDSDDGADDHPLEEMFGTAGILVRPPGHSGEKKNKHLTDVTVTDVTVEGCDTGIGFYRTKGGTIDDAAVHDNERMGVGLARSADSCVESTVATDNGHGFLLVDVHDSELRYNNPAYNDGPGFTLAADQDGTWDNVLTHNRSWYNAHGFQLQGANDNYFARNEANENDQCGMLLTGSAENVITRNEVEANGDCGICFDSAHGNRLMRNQTNDNGRSGVCLTESDGNAFVANASNDNAEYGFHLVDSDGNAGPDNAASGNGDGPICIDGGDGNEIEVNDNVYLDNMGC, encoded by the coding sequence ATGTCAGATGACGATCCCGGCGACTCGCGGATCGCTCGACGAGCGTACCTCGGAAGCGCGGCCACGGCGACCGGCGCACTCACGCTCGGCGCGGGCAGCGCCGTCGCCGGCGAGGACGACTCCGAGACGGATTCGAAGGATCACTCGAAGAAAGGCGACAAACGCGGGACGGACGACGATCACGGGAAGAAAAAGAAGAAAGGGTCCACGGAGATCGACCAGGCGGGCGTGGTCATCGACGAACCCGGCTACTACGAACTGACGGCTGACCTGTCTCACGACCACGATCACGACGACTGCGACTGCGACGACACCGACGATCACGGACTGGCGGCCATCGAGATCCGTGCCAGCGACGTCACGCTCGACGGGTGCGGTCACGGGATCGTCTGCGAGGATTCGGACGACGGTGCCGACGATCACCCGCTGGAAGAGATGTTCGGGACCGCTGGCATCCTCGTCCGCCCGCCCGGCCACTCCGGCGAGAAAAAGAACAAGCACCTCACCGACGTGACCGTAACGGACGTCACCGTCGAAGGCTGTGACACCGGCATCGGGTTCTACCGCACGAAGGGCGGCACGATCGACGACGCCGCCGTCCACGACAACGAGCGCATGGGCGTCGGGCTCGCCCGTTCGGCCGACAGCTGCGTCGAGAGCACGGTCGCGACGGACAACGGCCACGGGTTCCTTCTGGTCGACGTCCACGATTCCGAACTCCGATACAACAATCCGGCGTACAACGACGGCCCCGGATTCACGCTCGCCGCGGACCAGGACGGCACGTGGGACAACGTGCTCACGCACAACCGGTCGTGGTACAACGCACACGGATTCCAGCTCCAGGGCGCCAACGACAATTACTTCGCCCGGAACGAGGCCAACGAGAACGACCAGTGCGGGATGCTCCTCACCGGGTCCGCTGAGAACGTCATCACCCGAAACGAAGTCGAGGCCAACGGCGATTGCGGCATCTGCTTCGATTCGGCCCACGGGAACCGACTCATGCGCAACCAGACGAACGACAACGGCCGATCGGGCGTCTGTCTCACCGAATCCGACGGGAACGCGTTCGTGGCCAACGCCTCGAACGACAACGCCGAGTACGGCTTCCACCTCGTCGACTCGGACGGGAACGCCGGCCCGGACAACGCAGCGTCTGGAAACGGTGACGGTCCGATCTGCATCGACGGCGGCGACGGAAACGAGATCGAGGTCAACGACAACGTCTACCTCGATAATATGGGCTGCTAA
- a CDS encoding molybdopterin synthase gives MHVLGITDDGASAGAISGAVDRLVGRFGREGRVGVIRYDATIADGATSAPDRAPSGGDVTYDLGADGDWAATGTGLSVAGALDSLATECDFAVVVGVENLAHPTIAVGADPEAAGDHLVAVDSPGDLDVDAIFRSVAASDPHETLESLVRRVERSPRAERAGAIATFTGRVRARDEPDDSPTEYLEFEAYEDVAAERMRAIEDALLAREGVHEVALHHRTGVVRSGEDVVYAVVLAGHRAEAFRAVEDGIDRLKDEVPLFKKEVTVDDEFWAHERE, from the coding sequence ATGCACGTACTGGGGATTACGGACGACGGGGCGTCGGCCGGTGCGATCTCGGGCGCGGTCGATCGTCTCGTCGGTCGATTCGGGCGCGAGGGTCGGGTCGGCGTGATCCGCTACGACGCGACCATCGCGGACGGGGCGACCTCGGCGCCCGACCGCGCGCCGAGCGGGGGTGACGTCACCTACGACCTCGGCGCCGATGGCGACTGGGCGGCGACGGGGACGGGTCTGTCCGTCGCCGGCGCGCTGGATTCGCTCGCGACCGAGTGCGACTTCGCGGTCGTCGTCGGCGTCGAGAATCTTGCGCACCCGACCATCGCGGTCGGGGCGGATCCCGAGGCAGCCGGTGACCACCTCGTCGCCGTCGACTCGCCCGGTGACCTCGACGTCGACGCCATTTTTCGATCGGTCGCGGCGAGCGATCCACACGAGACGCTCGAATCGCTCGTCCGGCGCGTCGAGCGGTCCCCTCGCGCGGAGCGTGCGGGGGCGATCGCGACGTTCACCGGGCGGGTGCGCGCGAGGGACGAACCCGACGATTCGCCCACCGAGTACCTCGAGTTCGAGGCCTACGAGGACGTCGCCGCCGAGCGGATGCGCGCCATCGAGGACGCCCTGCTGGCACGCGAGGGCGTCCACGAGGTCGCGCTTCACCACCGGACCGGCGTGGTCAGATCCGGCGAGGACGTCGTCTACGCGGTCGTCCTCGCGGGCCACCGGGCGGAGGCGTTTCGGGCCGTCGAGGACGGGATCGATCGGCTGAAAGACGAGGTCCCGCTCTTCAAGAAGGAAGTCACCGTCGACGACGAATTCTGGGCGCACGAACGCGAGTGA